CAGCGGCGCCCCGCCTGGGTCCCTGACGACGCCGAGCTGATGGTGGGCGACATGCGCGACGCCGACGCGGTCCGCCGCGCCCTGGAGGGCGTGGAGGTCGTCTATCACCTTGCCGCGGCGGTCGGTGTGGGGCAGTCAATGTACCAGATCGCCGATTACACGGCAACGAACACCCTGGGCACCGCGCACCTCCTCCAGAAGCTGGTGGACGACCGCGGGCAGGTGGAGCGCGTGGTGGTGGCGTCCTCCATGTCCATCTACGGCGAAGGGCGTTATCATCGCCCCGAGGGAACGTTTGCTCACTCGCCGGTGCGCCCGCTGGAGCGGCTGCGGGGGGCCGAGTGGGAGCCGCTGGACGCCGACGGCGCCGTGCTCTCTCCCGCGCCCACCGACGAGGAGAAGCCGCTCGACCCCACCTCCATCTACGCCCTCACCAAGGCGGACCAGGAGCGGATGGTGCTGCAGATCGGCGCGGCGTACAACATCCCCAGCGTGGCGCTGAGGTTCTTCAACATCTACGGGCCGCGGCAGGCGCTCTCCAACCCGTACACGGGGGTCGCCGCCATCTTCAGCGCGCGGCTGCTGAACGGCGAGCGGCCCATGATCTTCGAGGACGGCGAGCAGCGGCGCGACTTCGTGTCGGTGCACGACATCGTGCAGGGGCTGCTCCTGGCCGCGGAGCGCGACGAGGCGGTGGGACGGGCGATCAACATCGGGAGCGGCGAGGCGGTCTCCGTGCGGCGCGTGGGCGAGACGCTGGCGAACGTGCTGGGCGTGGAGGTGGAGCCGATGGTGACCGGCAAGTACCGGATCGGCGACATCCGCAACTGCTATGCGGACATCACGCGGGCGCGCGAGGTGCTGGGCTACGAGCCGCGCGTGACCTTTGAGGCGGGGATGGAGGAGCTGGTGGGGTGGCTGAGGGAGCAGGAAAGGCC
The sequence above is a segment of the Longimicrobium sp. genome. Coding sequences within it:
- a CDS encoding NAD-dependent epimerase/dehydratase family protein — translated: MSGRTTLVTGGAGFVGSHLVDALLERGHRVRILDNLDPQVHGPEQRRPAWVPDDAELMVGDMRDADAVRRALEGVEVVYHLAAAVGVGQSMYQIADYTATNTLGTAHLLQKLVDDRGQVERVVVASSMSIYGEGRYHRPEGTFAHSPVRPLERLRGAEWEPLDADGAVLSPAPTDEEKPLDPTSIYALTKADQERMVLQIGAAYNIPSVALRFFNIYGPRQALSNPYTGVAAIFSARLLNGERPMIFEDGEQRRDFVSVHDIVQGLLLAAERDEAVGRAINIGSGEAVSVRRVGETLANVLGVEVEPMVTGKYRIGDIRNCYADITRAREVLGYEPRVTFEAGMEELVGWLREQERPEDRVESHAAELAARGLTL